From Mumia sp. ZJ1417:
GTGCACGCGATCTCCAACCACCTCAAGGGCCAGGCCGTGTGCGACGACCCGATCGATCTGCGCCACCGCGACATCCTGCCCGACCGGATCTGGGGCGACGGTGATCCCGAAGGCGTCCGTCAGCGCGCGGCCGAGGAGATGAAGAACACCGCCCGTGCCGCACGGCTGCTCGGCGTCGACACGGTCGTCGGATTCACCGGATCGTCCATCTGGAAGTACGTCGCGATGTTCCCTCCGGCCTCGCAGGCCCTCATCGACGCGGGGTACGAGGACTTCGCGAACCGCTGGAACCCGATCCTCGACGTCTTCGACGCCGAAGGGGTGCGGTTCGCGCACGAGGTCCACCCGAGCGAGATCGCGTACGACTACTGGACGACCGTCCGCACGCTCGAGGCGATCGGTCACAGGGAGGCGTTCGGCCTCAACTGGGACCCGTCGCACTTCGTCTGGCAGGACCTTGACCCGCTCGGGTTCCTGTGGGACTTCCAGGACCGGATCTACCACGTCGACTGCAAGGACGCGAAGAAGCAGGTCGGCAACGGACGCAACGGACGGCTCGGCTCGCACCTGCCGTGGGCCGACCCTCGGCGCGGCTGGGACTTCGTGTCGACGGGGCGCGGTGACGTCCCGTGGGAAGCATGCTTCCGGATGCTCAACACGATCGGCTACGACGGGCCCGTCTCGATCGAGTGGGAGGACGCGGGCATGGACCGTCTCGTCGGGGCTCCCGAGGCGCTGGCGTTCGTGAAGCAGAACCTCTTCGACGCCCCGGCTGCCGCCTTCGACGCCGCCTTCAGCACGAAGGAGTAGGCGCCGGCGCGTGTGTGCGGTCGATCGGTGCTCGTACGGAGCGCCGATCGACCGCACAGTCGGCTTCAGGGTCAGCGGCGCTTGACGACCGTGATCCGGATCGGCTTCGACCGGCTCGACTTCGTGGTCTTGGACCCGCCGTACGTCACCGTGATGCGGTGCTTGCCCTTCTTGAGGCGGGGCAGCGTGATCCGCTTGATGCCGCTCGCGCCGACGCGCACCCTCTTGAGCGTGCGCTTGCCGTCCTTGACGACGAGCATGCCGCCGGGCTTGACGCCCCGTGCGGCACGGACGCGGACGCGTACGGCGGCGCGCTTCTTGGTCGTGATGCGGTGCTTGCCGACGAGTTTCGCACTCGTCGTCGTCGCGACCTTCACGACCGGCGCCGGCGCCGGCTTCGGCGGGGTCGGCTTGGGCGGCTGGGGTTTCGGAGCGAGAGCCGTCACGAACGCGTCGGCGATCTTCTGGTGGCCTGTGTCGTTGGCGTGGATGTCGCCGTTGCTGCACATCCACGTCCATCCGCAGACGCGGGCGACGTTGAGCGGGACCTGCTCGGGGTAGCCGGGGAGGTCGACCAGCGTCTTGTCGTTCGACGAGAACGTGCCGGCGACGTCCGCGGTCACGAAGCCGTTCTTGGTGTTCGCCGCCGTGATGGTGTCGTTGAGCGACTGCGCGACACCGACCGAGAGCTCGGCGAGCGCCCTGTTGCCTCCGACCCAACCGGCGAGGAACGGGTTGTAGTACGTCATGCCGAGGTAGCGAGGCTTGGCGCCGCCGGCCTCGCGCAGCGCGGCGTCGATCGCGGACACGTCCGCACCGACCGACTGGATGCGCTTGGTGAGGCAGGTCAGCATGTCGTCGCCGTCGGCTCCTGCGGGCACGCACGGGTGCACGTCGTTGGCGCCGATGCCGACCGAGACGTAGGCGACCTGGCCGGGGTGCTCCTTCAGGAACGTCACCGCGGCTGCCAGCTGCGTGCCTTCGTCGTACGCGCACGCGCCCGGGTTGCCGTTGGCGTGCTTGCCGGTGAGCACCGAGCGTGCGGTGGCGCCGGCGCACCCGAATGCCTCGTGCTCGAGGTAGGGGTCGGACTCCTTGAGCTTCTCGTACAGGCGGCCCGTGTACGCGGTCTCCGGCTCGTCCGCCCGCGAGTCCGGCTGCCAGCCGGTCGCCAGCGAGTCGCCCAGTGAGACGTAGTAGCGGGGGCCGGGGTCTGCGGCGAGCGCAGGCGAGGCGGCTGCCAGTCCGCTGAGGGTCAGGCCGCACGCCGCGAGGACGGCGGCGGCCTTGTGTGCGATGGACACGTGGGGTTCTCCCTCCGATAGGTGAGAGCACCTTAGGCGTGTTCGTGGCGTGGGTCACACTCGCCCTCTCCCTTCGGCGCTGCTGACCACCTACGCCGCGCTTGTGCCGTTCGCGCGGTACTGTCCTTGAGGCAACCTGTGCGACAAAGGAGCCGGCTTGTCCAGACTCTCGCGTACCGCTGCCCCTGTCACCGCCGTGCTCTGCGGCCTCGTCCTGCTCACCGCTGAGCGTCCGCTCGTGCAGAGCCACGAGGTGCGGTTGGTGTCCACCAGCGTCCCCACCGCCGCCGCGGTGCCCGACGCCACCCCCCTTGCCGCGCCTCGACCGACGAAGATCC
This genomic window contains:
- a CDS encoding SGNH/GDSL hydrolase family protein encodes the protein MSIAHKAAAVLAACGLTLSGLAAASPALAADPGPRYYVSLGDSLATGWQPDSRADEPETAYTGRLYEKLKESDPYLEHEAFGCAGATARSVLTGKHANGNPGACAYDEGTQLAAAVTFLKEHPGQVAYVSVGIGANDVHPCVPAGADGDDMLTCLTKRIQSVGADVSAIDAALREAGGAKPRYLGMTYYNPFLAGWVGGNRALAELSVGVAQSLNDTITAANTKNGFVTADVAGTFSSNDKTLVDLPGYPEQVPLNVARVCGWTWMCSNGDIHANDTGHQKIADAFVTALAPKPQPPKPTPPKPAPAPVVKVATTTSAKLVGKHRITTKKRAAVRVRVRAARGVKPGGMLVVKDGKRTLKRVRVGASGIKRITLPRLKKGKHRITVTYGGSKTTKSSRSKPIRITVVKRR
- a CDS encoding sugar phosphate isomerase/epimerase, giving the protein MTRPITLFTGQWADLPFEEVARLASGWGYDGLEIACWGDHFDPWAAVEDDGYVQAKREVLDKYGLEVHAISNHLKGQAVCDDPIDLRHRDILPDRIWGDGDPEGVRQRAAEEMKNTARAARLLGVDTVVGFTGSSIWKYVAMFPPASQALIDAGYEDFANRWNPILDVFDAEGVRFAHEVHPSEIAYDYWTTVRTLEAIGHREAFGLNWDPSHFVWQDLDPLGFLWDFQDRIYHVDCKDAKKQVGNGRNGRLGSHLPWADPRRGWDFVSTGRGDVPWEACFRMLNTIGYDGPVSIEWEDAGMDRLVGAPEALAFVKQNLFDAPAAAFDAAFSTKE